Proteins encoded within one genomic window of Thunnus albacares chromosome 13, fThuAlb1.1, whole genome shotgun sequence:
- the LOC122995347 gene encoding uncharacterized protein LOC122995347 isoform X3, whose amino-acid sequence MGRFKSRVGRATGLQDKRDTPMKPALTRRDRGNKHSRLLSNKLYEAFPEEPEVEEMHIKPTNQVWTSITPVHCKSVLRLSGPAFTENPRDKAILPAAPADKKSGRRVLSGHPAVQMTPDPEAFKSGEKPVKEEQNLSVTPPESIITSSMESDTTFSSDEDDDDEEECYSSTSTTSSSLPSPEIFRKENYVETLTFPIEDDMLGLHRHIKNSTLLDVSYAESIHMHHPPNISNIIDASTILVEKNSELSNHGVIEVEPKTHMDPFQSEKALKRKTPPKPTIRTSTLCKKKKLLNAQNLLSHDV is encoded by the exons ATGGGGCGATTCAAGAGCCGTGTTGGACGTGCCACTGGATTACAAGACAAACGAGATACACCCATGAAACCAGCACTGACCAGACGAGACAGAGGAAACA AGCACAGCAGACTTCTATCCAATAAGCTTTATGAAGCATTTCCAGAAGAACCAGAGGTGGAGGAGATGCATATTAAACCAACCAACCAGGTGTGG accagcaTTACACCTGTCCACTGTAAATCTGTGTTACGCTTGAGTGGCCCTGCATTTACTGAAAACCCCAGAGACAAAGCCATCCTGCCTGCTGCGCCAGCTGATAAAAAATCTGGCCGTCGAGTGTTATCAGGTCACCCTGCTGTTCAGATGACCCCTGACCCAGAGGCTTTTAAATCTGGTGAAAAGCCAGTTAAAGAAGAGCAAAACCTGTCAGTGACACCACCGGAGAGCATCATAACTTCTAGCATGGAGTCAGACACGACTTTCAGctctgatgaggatgatgatgatgaggaagaaTGTTACTCTTCCACCTCTACAACTTCCAGCAGTCTTCCCTCCCCGGAAATCTTCAGAAAAGAGAACTATG TGGAAACGTTGACTTTCCCCATTGAGGATGATATGCTGGGCCTCCATCGTCACATAAAAAATTCCACCTTGCTGGATGTGAGCTACGCTGAGAGCATCCACATGCATCATCCCCCCAACATTTCTAACATCATAG ATGCCTCTACCATTCTCGTTGAGAAGAACTCTGAGCTCAG TAACCATGGAGTAATTGAGGTTGAGCCTAAAACACATATGGACCCATTTCAATCAG AAAAAGCCCTCAAGAGGAAAACACCACCAAAG CCCACCATCAGAACGTCTACTTTgtgcaagaagaagaag CTGCTAAACGCACAGAACCTGCTGTCCCATGATGTGTGA
- the LOC122995347 gene encoding uncharacterized protein LOC122995347 isoform X1, whose amino-acid sequence MGRFKSRVGRATGLQDKRDTPMKPALTRRDRGNKHSRLLSNKLYEAFPEEPEVEEMHIKPTNQVWTSITPVHCKSVLRLSGPAFTENPRDKAILPAAPADKKSGRRVLSGHPAVQMTPDPEAFKSGEKPVKEEQNLSVTPPESIITSSMESDTTFSSDEDDDDEEECYSSTSTTSSSLPSPEIFRKENYVETLTFPIEDDMLGLHRHIKNSTLLDVSYAESIHMHHPPNISNIIDASTILVEKNSELSNHGVIEVEPKTHMDPFQSEKALKRKTPPKPTIRTSTLCKKKKVWFKSPVIAETFEAKTIPAMKVTIHNESKPVRQSSPAEQIKPDADTFGADEISSKEDNLEQAKLFDFVSDVDRDEFFQGERQRCARLRCFSLFPLTAAKRTEPAVP is encoded by the exons ATGGGGCGATTCAAGAGCCGTGTTGGACGTGCCACTGGATTACAAGACAAACGAGATACACCCATGAAACCAGCACTGACCAGACGAGACAGAGGAAACA AGCACAGCAGACTTCTATCCAATAAGCTTTATGAAGCATTTCCAGAAGAACCAGAGGTGGAGGAGATGCATATTAAACCAACCAACCAGGTGTGG accagcaTTACACCTGTCCACTGTAAATCTGTGTTACGCTTGAGTGGCCCTGCATTTACTGAAAACCCCAGAGACAAAGCCATCCTGCCTGCTGCGCCAGCTGATAAAAAATCTGGCCGTCGAGTGTTATCAGGTCACCCTGCTGTTCAGATGACCCCTGACCCAGAGGCTTTTAAATCTGGTGAAAAGCCAGTTAAAGAAGAGCAAAACCTGTCAGTGACACCACCGGAGAGCATCATAACTTCTAGCATGGAGTCAGACACGACTTTCAGctctgatgaggatgatgatgatgaggaagaaTGTTACTCTTCCACCTCTACAACTTCCAGCAGTCTTCCCTCCCCGGAAATCTTCAGAAAAGAGAACTATG TGGAAACGTTGACTTTCCCCATTGAGGATGATATGCTGGGCCTCCATCGTCACATAAAAAATTCCACCTTGCTGGATGTGAGCTACGCTGAGAGCATCCACATGCATCATCCCCCCAACATTTCTAACATCATAG ATGCCTCTACCATTCTCGTTGAGAAGAACTCTGAGCTCAG TAACCATGGAGTAATTGAGGTTGAGCCTAAAACACATATGGACCCATTTCAATCAG AAAAAGCCCTCAAGAGGAAAACACCACCAAAG CCCACCATCAGAACGTCTACTTTgtgcaagaagaagaaggtatGGTTCAAAAGCCCCGTCATTGCCGAGACCTTTGAAGCAAAAACCATCCCAGCGATGAAAGTAACTATTCACAACGAGAGCAAGCCAGTCCGTCAGTCCAGCCCTGCCGAGCAGATTAAGCCTGATGCAGACACATTCGGGGCGGATGAGATCAGCTCAAAAGAAGACAACCTAGAACAAGCCAAACTTTTTGACTTTGTCAGTGATGTTGACAGGGATGAGTTCTTTCAGGGAGAAAGACAAAGATGTGCTAGACtcagatgtttttctttatttcctctcaCAGCTGCTAAACGCACAGAACCTGCTGTCCCATGA
- the LOC122995347 gene encoding uncharacterized protein LOC122995347 isoform X2, which produces MGRFKSRVGRATGLQDKRDTPMKPALTRRDRGNKHSRLLSNKLYEAFPEEPEVEEMHIKPTNQTSITPVHCKSVLRLSGPAFTENPRDKAILPAAPADKKSGRRVLSGHPAVQMTPDPEAFKSGEKPVKEEQNLSVTPPESIITSSMESDTTFSSDEDDDDEEECYSSTSTTSSSLPSPEIFRKENYVETLTFPIEDDMLGLHRHIKNSTLLDVSYAESIHMHHPPNISNIIDASTILVEKNSELSNHGVIEVEPKTHMDPFQSEKALKRKTPPKPTIRTSTLCKKKKVWFKSPVIAETFEAKTIPAMKVTIHNESKPVRQSSPAEQIKPDADTFGADEISSKEDNLEQAKLFDFVSDVDRDEFFQGERQRCARLRCFSLFPLTAAKRTEPAVP; this is translated from the exons ATGGGGCGATTCAAGAGCCGTGTTGGACGTGCCACTGGATTACAAGACAAACGAGATACACCCATGAAACCAGCACTGACCAGACGAGACAGAGGAAACA AGCACAGCAGACTTCTATCCAATAAGCTTTATGAAGCATTTCCAGAAGAACCAGAGGTGGAGGAGATGCATATTAAACCAACCAACCAG accagcaTTACACCTGTCCACTGTAAATCTGTGTTACGCTTGAGTGGCCCTGCATTTACTGAAAACCCCAGAGACAAAGCCATCCTGCCTGCTGCGCCAGCTGATAAAAAATCTGGCCGTCGAGTGTTATCAGGTCACCCTGCTGTTCAGATGACCCCTGACCCAGAGGCTTTTAAATCTGGTGAAAAGCCAGTTAAAGAAGAGCAAAACCTGTCAGTGACACCACCGGAGAGCATCATAACTTCTAGCATGGAGTCAGACACGACTTTCAGctctgatgaggatgatgatgatgaggaagaaTGTTACTCTTCCACCTCTACAACTTCCAGCAGTCTTCCCTCCCCGGAAATCTTCAGAAAAGAGAACTATG TGGAAACGTTGACTTTCCCCATTGAGGATGATATGCTGGGCCTCCATCGTCACATAAAAAATTCCACCTTGCTGGATGTGAGCTACGCTGAGAGCATCCACATGCATCATCCCCCCAACATTTCTAACATCATAG ATGCCTCTACCATTCTCGTTGAGAAGAACTCTGAGCTCAG TAACCATGGAGTAATTGAGGTTGAGCCTAAAACACATATGGACCCATTTCAATCAG AAAAAGCCCTCAAGAGGAAAACACCACCAAAG CCCACCATCAGAACGTCTACTTTgtgcaagaagaagaaggtatGGTTCAAAAGCCCCGTCATTGCCGAGACCTTTGAAGCAAAAACCATCCCAGCGATGAAAGTAACTATTCACAACGAGAGCAAGCCAGTCCGTCAGTCCAGCCCTGCCGAGCAGATTAAGCCTGATGCAGACACATTCGGGGCGGATGAGATCAGCTCAAAAGAAGACAACCTAGAACAAGCCAAACTTTTTGACTTTGTCAGTGATGTTGACAGGGATGAGTTCTTTCAGGGAGAAAGACAAAGATGTGCTAGACtcagatgtttttctttatttcctctcaCAGCTGCTAAACGCACAGAACCTGCTGTCCCATGA